One genomic window of Dehalococcoidia bacterium includes the following:
- the hisC gene encoding histidinol-phosphate transaminase: MKDFDVRSLIRPDILDMPGYVPITPTDVLAERLGIPPERVIKLDGNENPFGPSPRALAAIRREGAYHIYPDPDQHNVRAALADYVEMEPECIVCGQGSDDLIDLIMRAVLAPGDAVLNCPPTFGMYPFSAEIAGARVLEAPRNEDFSLDLDAIVTMAPQAKAIFLASPNNPTGNLISEAEIASMLKLNLLVVIDEAYIEFAGRQHSSVPLVREHANLVVLRTFSKWAGLAGLRAGYGIMTPELAAVLMTIKQPYNLNVAAGVAMIAALEDRALLDEQACKITGVRNRLFDLLANFDWVHPHLSDANFVLCRLEGVDAVEVKERLARRGIFVRHFDTAMLRNHLRISAGLEEHTALVIDALREIGGELGQ; the protein is encoded by the coding sequence GTGAAGGACTTCGATGTGCGCTCGCTGATCCGTCCAGACATCCTCGACATGCCCGGGTACGTGCCGATCACGCCCACCGACGTGCTCGCCGAGCGTCTCGGCATCCCGCCCGAGCGCGTGATCAAGCTCGATGGCAACGAGAACCCGTTCGGCCCGTCACCGAGAGCGCTGGCGGCGATTCGCAGGGAAGGCGCGTACCACATTTATCCCGACCCCGACCAGCACAACGTCCGCGCCGCCCTCGCGGATTACGTCGAAATGGAGCCGGAATGCATCGTCTGCGGGCAGGGCAGCGACGACCTGATCGACCTCATCATGCGCGCCGTGCTCGCGCCCGGCGACGCCGTCCTCAACTGCCCGCCGACGTTCGGCATGTACCCGTTCAGCGCCGAGATCGCCGGCGCGCGCGTCCTCGAAGCGCCCCGCAACGAAGACTTCTCGCTGGATCTCGACGCGATCGTCACGATGGCGCCGCAGGCGAAGGCGATCTTCCTTGCGTCACCGAACAACCCGACCGGCAACCTGATCTCCGAAGCAGAGATCGCGTCGATGCTCAAGCTCAACCTGCTCGTCGTCATCGACGAAGCCTATATCGAGTTTGCAGGGCGGCAGCATTCGTCCGTGCCGCTTGTGCGCGAGCACGCGAACCTCGTCGTGCTGCGGACGTTCAGCAAGTGGGCCGGCCTCGCCGGCCTGCGCGCCGGTTACGGCATCATGACGCCGGAACTCGCCGCCGTGCTGATGACCATAAAGCAGCCGTACAACCTCAACGTCGCCGCCGGCGTCGCGATGATCGCCGCGCTCGAGGACCGCGCACTGTTAGACGAGCAGGCGTGCAAGATCACCGGCGTGCGGAACAGGCTCTTCGACCTGCTGGCGAACTTCGACTGGGTGCACCCGCACCTCTCCGACGCGAACTTCGTGCTTTGCCGCCTCGAAGGCGTCGATGCCGTCGAGGTGAAGGAGCGGCTCGCCCGGCGCGGCATCTTCGTGCGACACTTTGACACGGCGATGCTGCGCAACCATCTGCGCATCAGCGCCGGGCTGGAAGAGCACACCGCGCTCGTCATCGACGCGCTGCGCGAGATCGGGGGAGAGCTTGGGCAATAA
- a CDS encoding ATP phosphoribosyltransferase regulatory subunit codes for MSQTAERQIARGMRDVLPDEMDRTRAVESAFAATCRAWGYGEVRTPVIEPLHLFTAAGTLSPQTLDRIYSFLDWDGWSGERVVLRPDSTIPVARLYADRLAGARAAKLFYNQNVFRFTDDGSSREEWQCGVELIGDTGLAGDVEIVMLALAALRALEIADVRVRLSHAAIVRAVLAAAGLSAGEQAAAYDRLLDGDLTVVDEIESRLPQLNAPLRLLFEVEGAGSGYLANVRSALADAIPGLAQPLDDLAFVVEALEAAGVRPVIQAVLMRSFEYYSGVVMKIDGGGGERLATGGRYDDLIGQVSGTRVPASGFAFYMSTLADLVPLPDRQSHARVTITTSSNAAQLLAAAHAAADALRAAGAIVSTTPGDASAADYTLRCRDAGPRFELSRDGVETRSFDTLPQVIAALGLPS; via the coding sequence GTGTCGCAGACCGCCGAACGTCAGATTGCCCGCGGCATGCGGGACGTGCTGCCCGATGAGATGGACCGGACGCGGGCCGTCGAATCGGCCTTCGCCGCCACCTGCCGCGCGTGGGGCTACGGCGAAGTCCGCACGCCGGTCATCGAGCCGCTCCACCTCTTCACTGCCGCGGGCACGCTCTCGCCGCAGACGCTCGACCGCATCTACTCGTTCTTGGATTGGGACGGCTGGAGCGGCGAACGCGTCGTCCTGCGCCCCGATTCGACGATCCCCGTCGCGCGCCTGTACGCAGACCGTCTCGCCGGCGCCCGCGCCGCGAAGCTGTTCTACAACCAGAACGTCTTTCGCTTCACCGACGACGGCTCGAGCCGCGAGGAATGGCAATGCGGCGTCGAATTGATCGGCGACACGGGCCTCGCCGGCGACGTGGAAATCGTCATGCTGGCTCTCGCGGCCCTCCGTGCGTTGGAGATCGCCGACGTGAGAGTGCGGCTCTCGCACGCCGCAATCGTGCGGGCCGTGCTTGCCGCTGCGGGGCTCAGCGCGGGCGAGCAGGCTGCGGCGTACGACCGCCTGCTCGATGGCGACCTCACCGTCGTCGATGAGATCGAGTCGCGCCTCCCACAGCTCAACGCTCCGCTGCGTCTGCTCTTCGAGGTCGAAGGAGCCGGTAGCGGTTATCTCGCGAACGTGCGGTCCGCGCTCGCCGACGCGATTCCCGGGCTCGCGCAACCGCTCGATGACCTCGCCTTCGTCGTAGAGGCACTCGAGGCGGCGGGGGTACGGCCCGTCATCCAGGCCGTGCTGATGCGCAGCTTCGAGTACTACTCCGGCGTCGTCATGAAGATCGACGGCGGCGGCGGTGAGCGTCTCGCGACCGGCGGCCGCTACGACGATTTGATCGGACAGGTGAGCGGCACGCGCGTACCGGCTTCCGGGTTCGCGTTTTACATGAGCACGCTCGCCGACCTCGTGCCACTGCCTGACCGCCAGTCGCACGCGCGCGTCACCATCACCACCTCATCCAATGCGGCGCAACTGCTCGCCGCCGCGCACGCCGCCGCCGATGCTCTGCGCGCGGCCGGCGCGATCGTCAGCACGACGCCCGGGGATGCGTCGGCGGCTGACTACACGCTGCGCTGCCGGGACGCCGGCCCGCGCTTCGAACTATCGCGCGACGGCGTCGAAACGCGCTCGTTCGACACGCTCCCCCAGGTGATCGCCGCGCTCGGACTGCCGTCGTGA
- the hisD gene encoding histidinol dehydrogenase — protein MKIVRGAEEGRRTLLKRQPLGETALPAAIREKNAAIFGADLSVEQQVRRIIEDVRREGDAAISRYTKAFTGADVTSFEVPRAAIEAAYAGVADDLAEALREAARRIEAYHRRQREHSSRSFSDDGIGMQVRAIERVGMYVPTSPGAVYPSSVLMTAIPAKVAGVGELIMMSPAGHDGRVDPLKLVAADIAGVDRVFAAGGAEAIAALAHGTQTIPRVDKIVGPGSIFVTVAKREVFGSVGIDALYGPSETIVIADETADPMLAAADLLAQAEHDELATPILLTTSESVADAVAREVERQLKLLDREQIARASFDARGGAVIVESVAEAVDLASEYAPEHLCLLVADANAVVATVRNAGGIFVGDESPESLGDYTAGPSHVMPTAGAARYASPLGVHDFLKVTSVVAVNMEQLREAGQAAAKIARAEGFTAHARSIELRLDGGERPAAARGDGTQAAT, from the coding sequence GTGAAGATCGTGCGCGGCGCTGAAGAAGGACGTCGCACGCTGCTGAAGCGCCAGCCACTCGGCGAGACTGCGCTGCCTGCCGCGATCCGCGAGAAAAACGCCGCGATCTTCGGCGCCGACCTCTCGGTCGAACAGCAGGTGCGTCGCATCATCGAAGACGTGCGCCGCGAAGGCGATGCGGCGATCTCGCGCTATACGAAGGCCTTCACCGGCGCTGACGTCACGTCGTTCGAAGTGCCGCGCGCCGCCATCGAAGCGGCGTACGCCGGCGTAGCCGACGATCTCGCCGAAGCGCTGCGCGAAGCGGCGCGGCGCATCGAGGCGTATCACCGCCGCCAGCGCGAACACTCGTCCCGCTCGTTCAGCGACGACGGCATCGGCATGCAGGTGCGCGCCATCGAACGTGTCGGGATGTACGTGCCGACGAGCCCCGGTGCGGTGTACCCCTCATCGGTGCTGATGACGGCGATCCCCGCGAAGGTCGCCGGCGTCGGCGAGCTGATCATGATGAGCCCCGCAGGCCACGACGGACGCGTCGACCCGCTGAAACTCGTCGCCGCAGATATCGCCGGCGTCGACCGCGTATTCGCCGCCGGCGGCGCCGAGGCGATCGCCGCGCTCGCGCACGGGACGCAGACCATCCCGCGCGTCGACAAGATCGTCGGCCCGGGCAGCATCTTCGTCACCGTCGCCAAGCGCGAGGTCTTCGGCAGCGTCGGCATCGACGCGCTCTACGGCCCGAGCGAGACGATCGTCATCGCCGACGAGACCGCCGACCCGATGCTCGCCGCCGCCGACCTGCTCGCCCAGGCCGAACATGACGAACTCGCGACGCCCATCCTGCTCACAACGTCGGAGTCCGTCGCCGATGCCGTCGCTCGCGAGGTCGAGCGCCAGCTCAAGCTGCTGGACCGCGAGCAGATCGCCCGCGCATCGTTCGATGCCCGGGGCGGCGCCGTGATCGTCGAAAGTGTCGCCGAGGCCGTCGATCTGGCGAGCGAGTACGCGCCGGAGCACCTCTGCCTGCTCGTCGCCGATGCGAACGCCGTGGTAGCGACCGTGCGCAACGCAGGCGGCATCTTCGTCGGCGATGAATCGCCGGAGTCGCTCGGCGATTACACCGCCGGCCCGAGCCACGTCATGCCGACCGCGGGCGCCGCGCGATACGCCTCGCCGCTGGGCGTACACGACTTTCTGAAGGTGACGAGCGTCGTGGCGGTGAACATGGAGCAGTTACGGGAGGCCGGCCAGGCCGCCGCGAAGATCGCTCGGGCCGAAGGCTTCACCGCGCACGCACGCTCGATCGAACTGCGCCTTGATGGCGGCGAACGTCCTGCCGCGGCACGGGGCGACGGCACGCAGGCCGCGACGTGA
- a CDS encoding phosphoribosylaminoimidazolesuccinocarboxamide synthase, protein MSVLFESPLPNRTYRGKVRDTYDLGDRLLIVATDRISAFDAVLPTAIPDKGKVLSQMSAWWFQRTAEVVPNHFLRLADGTAADDLPFELPAELLGRSTIARKAKRVDVECIVRGYLSGSAWAEYKQWGTVNGVRMPKGMTESEQFAEPMFTPTTKADEGHDEPMTMSDLIQDVGPEAAQVLRLRSISLYQFAAAYALKRGIIIADTKFEFGYYDNELIAIDEILTPDSSRFWAVADYRTGGPQPSFDKQYVRDWLAQSGWDKEPPAPELPPDVVQGTSERYREAHRLLTGQEVV, encoded by the coding sequence ATGTCAGTGTTGTTTGAGTCGCCGTTGCCGAACCGCACCTATCGAGGCAAGGTGCGAGATACGTATGACCTGGGCGACCGCCTGCTGATCGTGGCGACGGACCGCATTTCGGCGTTCGACGCCGTGTTGCCGACGGCGATCCCCGACAAGGGGAAGGTGCTGAGCCAGATGTCGGCGTGGTGGTTCCAGCGCACGGCCGAAGTCGTGCCGAACCACTTCCTGCGCCTAGCCGACGGTACGGCCGCCGACGACTTGCCATTCGAGTTGCCGGCAGAGCTGCTCGGCCGCAGCACGATCGCACGCAAGGCGAAGCGCGTCGATGTCGAGTGCATCGTGCGCGGGTATCTTTCCGGATCGGCGTGGGCGGAGTACAAGCAGTGGGGCACGGTCAACGGCGTGCGGATGCCGAAGGGCATGACGGAGAGCGAGCAGTTCGCAGAGCCGATGTTCACGCCGACGACGAAGGCCGACGAGGGACACGACGAGCCGATGACGATGTCCGACCTGATCCAGGACGTGGGGCCGGAGGCGGCGCAGGTGCTGCGATTGCGCAGCATCTCGCTGTACCAGTTTGCGGCGGCGTACGCGCTCAAGCGCGGCATCATCATCGCGGACACGAAGTTTGAGTTCGGCTACTACGACAACGAACTGATCGCGATCGACGAGATCCTGACGCCGGACTCGAGCCGGTTCTGGGCGGTCGCGGATTACAGGACGGGCGGGCCGCAGCCGAGCTTCGACAAGCAGTACGTGCGCGATTGGCTGGCGCAATCGGGCTGGGACAAGGAGCCGCCCGCGCCCGAGCTGCCGCCGGACGTCGTGCAGGGGACGTCGGAACGGTATCGCGAGGCGCACCGGTTGCTGACGGGTCAGGAAGTGGTGTAG
- a CDS encoding zinc dependent phospholipase C family protein, with protein sequence MPGLRLHLTIARDLANELGSGLVDEARGAYYLGATTPDIRALTRWDRERTHFFSLDDFEEQSGVHRLFEQEPKLRDAGSLDAPTAAFVAGYISHLVLDEDYICQIYRPLFGERSSLSGDAMADVMDKALQWDIEREDCADHAKVEEIRTAMVEAAVEVNIDFIARESLTQWRDISVDLIGTQPSVERLVRFLGRRMPDVRLDDEQAEARFAEEIPLLLRRTWEHVGAERIHEYLHGARARARSAMREFLS encoded by the coding sequence ATGCCGGGCCTCCGACTGCACCTGACGATCGCTCGCGACCTGGCGAACGAGCTCGGCTCCGGGCTCGTCGACGAGGCTCGCGGCGCCTACTACCTCGGCGCGACGACGCCGGACATCCGCGCGCTGACGCGCTGGGACCGTGAACGCACGCACTTCTTCAGCCTCGACGACTTCGAAGAACAGAGCGGCGTCCATCGCCTCTTCGAACAGGAGCCGAAACTCCGCGACGCTGGGTCGCTCGATGCGCCGACGGCTGCATTCGTGGCCGGCTACATCTCGCACCTCGTCCTGGACGAGGACTACATCTGCCAGATCTACCGCCCGCTGTTCGGCGAACGCTCGTCACTCAGCGGCGACGCCATGGCCGATGTCATGGACAAGGCGCTGCAATGGGACATCGAGCGCGAAGACTGTGCCGACCACGCGAAGGTCGAAGAGATCCGCACCGCCATGGTTGAAGCCGCCGTCGAAGTGAACATCGACTTCATCGCGCGCGAGTCGCTGACGCAATGGCGTGACATCTCCGTCGATCTCATCGGCACGCAGCCAAGCGTCGAGCGGCTGGTGCGCTTTCTTGGCCGGCGCATGCCCGACGTCCGCCTCGACGACGAACAGGCCGAGGCGCGTTTCGCCGAGGAGATCCCGCTGTTGCTGCGGCGGACCTGGGAGCATGTCGGCGCTGAGCGGATTCACGAGTACCTGCACGGCGCCCGCGCCCGCGCGCGCAGCGCCATGAGGGAGTTTCTCTCGTGA
- the purB gene encoding adenylosuccinate lyase has protein sequence MIERYTRPAMGAIWEEKGKFDRWLQVEVAVVDAWADAGRIPAADAAKVRNATYDMDSIMRYLDETHHDVTAFLRSVADSLGDEGRWVHLGLTSSDVWDTATALQLRDAATLLEEGLHGLRDAIEKRAIEFKDTLTIGRTHGVHAEPTTFGLKLAGWVAEVRRAQSRLAEAKAQVAYGKISGTVGAHATVPPEIEEKVCTHLGLTVEPVSTQIVPRDRHAFFMTTLAVIAASLERFAVEFRHLQRTEVREAEEPFSEGQTGSSAMPHKRNPELAERICGLARVVRGNAMTSLENVALWHERDISHTSTERIVLPDSCILLDYMIAVMTDIVRGMNVFPERMRENLEMTQGLVFSQKVLLALIETGMSRQDAYKIVQRASMQAWHDRTPLRGLLEADPDVTSRLEASALDAIFTYDDYTRHVDDSFRRLGLV, from the coding sequence ATGATCGAGCGGTACACACGCCCGGCGATGGGCGCGATCTGGGAGGAGAAGGGTAAATTCGACCGCTGGTTGCAGGTCGAAGTGGCGGTCGTCGACGCGTGGGCGGACGCCGGGCGCATCCCGGCGGCCGACGCGGCGAAGGTGCGGAATGCCACGTACGACATGGACAGCATTATGCGCTACCTGGACGAGACGCATCACGACGTGACGGCGTTCCTGCGCTCGGTCGCCGACAGTCTTGGCGACGAAGGTCGCTGGGTACACCTCGGGTTGACATCGTCCGATGTGTGGGACACGGCGACGGCACTGCAACTCCGCGACGCGGCGACGCTGCTCGAGGAGGGGCTGCACGGCCTGCGCGACGCCATCGAGAAGCGGGCGATCGAGTTCAAGGACACGCTGACGATCGGGCGGACACACGGCGTACACGCGGAGCCGACGACGTTCGGGTTGAAGCTGGCGGGATGGGTGGCGGAGGTGCGGCGCGCGCAGTCACGGCTCGCCGAGGCGAAGGCGCAGGTGGCGTACGGCAAGATCAGCGGCACCGTGGGCGCGCACGCCACCGTGCCGCCGGAGATCGAGGAGAAGGTGTGCACGCACCTGGGGCTTACCGTCGAACCGGTGAGCACGCAGATCGTGCCGCGCGACCGGCATGCGTTCTTCATGACCACGCTCGCCGTGATCGCCGCATCGCTCGAACGGTTTGCAGTCGAGTTTCGGCACCTTCAGCGCACAGAGGTGCGCGAAGCCGAGGAGCCGTTCTCGGAGGGTCAGACGGGATCGAGCGCGATGCCGCACAAGCGCAACCCGGAGCTGGCCGAACGCATCTGCGGGCTTGCGCGCGTGGTGCGCGGCAACGCGATGACGTCGCTCGAGAACGTCGCGTTGTGGCACGAGCGTGACATCTCGCACACCTCGACGGAGCGCATCGTGCTCCCCGACTCGTGCATTCTGCTCGACTACATGATCGCGGTGATGACGGACATCGTGCGCGGCATGAACGTGTTCCCGGAGCGCATGCGGGAGAACCTGGAGATGACGCAGGGGCTCGTGTTCTCGCAGAAGGTGCTGCTGGCGCTCATCGAGACCGGCATGTCGCGGCAGGACGCGTACAAGATCGTGCAGCGCGCGTCGATGCAGGCATGGCACGACCGGACGCCGCTGCGCGGGCTCCTCGAAGCCGATCCTGACGTGACTTCTCGGCTCGAAGCTTCCGCGCTCGATGCGATCTTCACGTACGACGACTACACGCGGCACGTCGACGATAGTTTCAGACGTTTGGGGCTCGTGTGA
- the hisB gene encoding imidazoleglycerol-phosphate dehydratase HisB produces MTARTATVTRETKETKVEVTLDLDGSGNASADTGIGMLNHLVEQIGKHGLFDLSVKATGDLHVDEHHTVEDVGIAIGQALDRALGDRRGIVRMADALVPLDEALASVAVDVSGRPFCVVDVTWTLDRIGELPASLVEHLLASIAAEAKLTLHARVLAGENDHHRAEAMCKALGRALSAATRIEPRLKGQAPSTKGSIG; encoded by the coding sequence ATGACCGCCCGAACCGCAACCGTCACGCGCGAAACCAAAGAGACAAAGGTCGAAGTCACGCTCGACCTCGACGGCAGCGGCAATGCCTCCGCCGATACGGGCATCGGCATGCTCAACCACCTCGTCGAGCAGATCGGCAAGCACGGGCTGTTCGACCTGAGCGTGAAGGCGACCGGTGACCTCCACGTCGACGAGCACCACACGGTCGAAGACGTGGGCATTGCGATCGGGCAGGCGCTGGACCGCGCGCTCGGCGACCGCAGGGGCATCGTCCGCATGGCCGACGCGCTGGTGCCGCTCGACGAGGCACTGGCGTCCGTTGCGGTCGACGTCAGCGGACGGCCTTTCTGCGTTGTTGACGTAACGTGGACGCTCGACCGCATCGGCGAGCTGCCGGCGTCGCTCGTCGAGCACCTGCTCGCGTCGATCGCCGCCGAAGCGAAGCTGACGCTGCACGCACGCGTGCTCGCCGGCGAGAACGACCACCATCGCGCCGAGGCGATGTGCAAGGCGCTCGGGCGCGCGCTGTCGGCGGCGACGCGCATCGAGCCGCGCCTCAAGGGCCAGGCGCCGAGCACCAAGGGCAGCATCGGCTAG
- a CDS encoding AAA family ATPase: protein MGNNALDSRRAIFAISGTQGAGKTTVSSILARRFERGVHVSADTLQKMILSGGEWPVASQTNANTDLEGEAATQLGLRLHNMCLLARSFYDAGFTVVLDDIIVGSRMQHLLDEFAGIDFMFVMLTPSLETVRDRERRRGTQLWREWEWLTTSIAETTPRIGLWLDSTTQSAEQTVDEIMRRAWEEAMVHPTAVVAKGRA from the coding sequence TTGGGCAATAACGCACTCGACTCACGGCGCGCAATCTTCGCGATCTCCGGCACGCAGGGCGCTGGCAAGACGACCGTGTCGTCGATCCTGGCGCGTCGATTCGAGCGCGGCGTACACGTCAGCGCCGACACGCTGCAGAAGATGATCCTTTCAGGCGGCGAATGGCCCGTCGCGAGCCAGACAAACGCCAATACGGACCTCGAAGGCGAAGCGGCGACCCAGTTGGGCCTCCGCCTGCACAACATGTGCCTGCTCGCGCGTTCGTTCTATGACGCGGGCTTCACCGTCGTCCTCGACGACATCATCGTCGGCAGCCGCATGCAGCACCTGCTCGATGAATTTGCCGGCATCGACTTCATGTTCGTCATGCTCACGCCGTCGCTCGAAACCGTGCGCGACCGCGAGCGTCGGCGCGGCACGCAGCTCTGGCGCGAGTGGGAGTGGCTGACAACGTCTATCGCCGAAACGACCCCGCGCATCGGCCTTTGGCTCGACTCTACGACGCAATCAGCCGAACAGACGGTCGACGAGATCATGCGTCGCGCATGGGAAGAAGCGATGGTGCATCCGACTGCCGTCGTCGCGAAGGGCCGAGCATGA
- the hisG gene encoding ATP phosphoribosyltransferase produces the protein MIRVALPTGDLRDPVAAALDDAGVGIGPFAAGSRALRFEMAGGAAVARVFREKDIPVQVALGNYDVGICSLTWIEELSQRFPNHRVVRLRDLGFGASALWLAAAGEHSEPSVRIVSEYANIADAIARRARLPRYRVFGVWGAAEAYPPEDADLALIAADDDEAVRSHGLRPLGEVLRSSAWLIANRESLASKDLSSVLKPLLGAAAAVNAPAAALRVPEIGLRARAHETKRERLRLALPDGHAKSHTIAALREAGISVPGYEEESIVRRLFVEGHDVDVKVIRPHDMPRHVAIGQFDLAITGRDWLFDHLVQFPSSPVEEVVDLRRSRYGLAAIVKDVRADSIGGAVAEWRQSAPGRAIRVASEYPNIADHFARERHLGRYSVIPINGASEGFVPDDADILIEGIDTGSSVKANNLTVLERFFESTNCVIANKRPPEGALRPVFDRLVERLRAGAAEPVAAGGGA, from the coding sequence GTGATTCGCGTTGCGCTGCCGACCGGCGACCTGCGCGATCCCGTCGCCGCCGCACTCGACGATGCCGGCGTCGGCATCGGCCCCTTCGCGGCCGGATCCCGCGCACTCCGCTTCGAGATGGCAGGCGGCGCCGCCGTCGCTCGCGTGTTCCGCGAGAAGGACATCCCCGTGCAGGTCGCGCTCGGCAACTATGATGTCGGCATCTGCAGCCTCACGTGGATCGAGGAGTTGTCGCAGCGCTTTCCGAATCACCGCGTCGTTCGGCTGCGCGATCTCGGCTTCGGGGCGAGCGCGCTCTGGCTGGCCGCCGCCGGCGAACATTCAGAGCCGTCCGTGCGTATCGTCAGCGAGTATGCGAACATCGCCGACGCGATCGCCCGACGCGCCCGCCTGCCGCGCTATCGCGTGTTTGGCGTCTGGGGCGCCGCCGAAGCGTATCCGCCGGAAGACGCCGACCTCGCGCTCATCGCCGCCGACGACGACGAAGCGGTGCGTTCGCACGGCCTGCGCCCTCTCGGCGAAGTGCTGCGCAGTTCGGCCTGGCTCATCGCAAACCGCGAGTCGCTGGCATCGAAAGACCTGTCGAGCGTGCTGAAGCCGCTGCTCGGCGCGGCGGCGGCGGTGAACGCGCCGGCCGCAGCGCTGCGCGTCCCGGAGATCGGCCTGCGCGCGCGCGCACACGAGACGAAGCGCGAACGCCTGCGGCTCGCGCTGCCGGATGGCCACGCCAAATCGCACACCATCGCCGCACTGCGCGAGGCGGGCATCAGCGTCCCCGGCTACGAAGAAGAAAGCATCGTGCGCCGCCTCTTCGTCGAAGGTCACGATGTCGACGTGAAAGTGATCCGGCCGCATGATATGCCCCGCCACGTCGCCATCGGACAGTTCGATCTGGCGATTACGGGCCGTGACTGGCTCTTCGATCACCTGGTGCAGTTTCCGTCGAGTCCCGTCGAAGAAGTTGTCGATTTGCGGCGGTCGCGCTACGGTCTCGCCGCGATCGTGAAGGACGTGCGCGCGGACAGCATCGGCGGCGCCGTAGCCGAGTGGCGTCAGAGCGCGCCCGGCCGCGCCATCCGCGTGGCGAGCGAGTATCCGAACATCGCGGACCACTTCGCCCGCGAGCGCCACCTCGGGCGCTACAGCGTCATCCCGATCAATGGCGCATCGGAGGGCTTTGTCCCGGACGACGCCGACATCCTGATCGAGGGCATCGACACGGGATCGAGCGTGAAGGCAAACAATCTCACGGTGCTGGAGCGCTTCTTCGAGTCGACGAACTGCGTCATCGCCAACAAGCGGCCGCCCGAGGGCGCCCTGCGGCCTGTCTTCGATCGGCTCGTGGAACGACTGCGCGCGGGCGCCGCCGAGCCCGTCGCCGCTGGCGGGGGAGCGTGA
- the purS gene encoding phosphoribosylformylglycinamidine synthase subunit PurS, with translation MYLARVYVTLKPTVNDPQGLTIRSGLHSLGFASVESVRAGKYMEIRVDAADRAQAEAQVTEMCRKLLANPVIEDFRFELEEAEVGGRRSEFGG, from the coding sequence ATGTATCTCGCGCGCGTCTACGTCACGCTCAAGCCGACGGTCAACGACCCGCAGGGGCTCACAATCCGCAGTGGCTTGCACTCGCTGGGTTTCGCGAGCGTGGAGTCGGTGCGCGCCGGCAAGTACATGGAGATCCGCGTCGATGCTGCTGACCGCGCGCAGGCGGAAGCGCAGGTGACGGAGATGTGCCGCAAGCTGCTGGCGAATCCGGTGATCGAAGACTTTCGGTTCGAGTTGGAAGAGGCCGAAGTCGGAGGTCGGAGGTCGGAGTTCGGAGGTTAA
- a CDS encoding ferritin-like domain-containing protein gives MAVDQDTKHMLQADPEPSDLDLSWMQSTGERGFWAKPGRRGLTLEEINKGAYGDAPKFSENMTMAPRGAASRAGVPRIGYHVREKSDIWSENAAMLYEEAVQRQWSSATDIPWDELQPLPDDVERAYSQFCTFLTEVEFIAGDTPSQWLPQISNDHYEVKMFLASQIMDEARHLDVFRKRALANGGGLMSSSGNAGLRVIIEAKDFTEMSTIMHVQGEGLVQSIFRMGEYIATNEAEKRIFRLSAQDESRHVAFGVMHLKYILETEPERREEIHSYLEKAEPIIGAGSGTAPVAGGSPIFGTSLAMLFGHTLGSNDEGGKMALAAFRRQLNEYMHRLEVAGMGERRYRLPAQIQAILDPPKN, from the coding sequence ATGGCCGTCGACCAGGACACCAAACACATGCTTCAGGCGGACCCCGAACCGAGTGATCTCGACCTGAGCTGGATGCAGAGCACCGGCGAGCGCGGCTTCTGGGCGAAACCCGGCCGCCGCGGTCTCACCCTCGAAGAGATCAACAAGGGCGCCTACGGCGACGCCCCGAAGTTCAGCGAGAACATGACGATGGCGCCCCGCGGCGCGGCGTCACGCGCCGGCGTCCCTCGCATCGGCTACCACGTGCGCGAAAAATCCGACATCTGGTCCGAGAACGCGGCCATGCTCTACGAAGAGGCCGTGCAGCGCCAGTGGAGCAGCGCAACCGACATCCCGTGGGACGAACTACAGCCCCTGCCCGACGACGTCGAGCGCGCGTACAGCCAGTTCTGCACGTTCCTGACAGAAGTCGAGTTCATCGCCGGCGACACGCCGAGCCAGTGGCTGCCGCAGATCAGCAATGACCACTACGAAGTCAAGATGTTCCTCGCGTCGCAGATCATGGACGAAGCGCGCCACCTCGACGTCTTCCGCAAGCGCGCGCTCGCGAACGGCGGCGGCCTCATGAGCAGCAGTGGCAACGCCGGCCTGCGCGTGATCATCGAGGCGAAGGACTTCACCGAGATGTCGACGATCATGCACGTGCAGGGCGAAGGCCTCGTGCAGTCGATCTTCCGCATGGGTGAGTACATCGCGACGAACGAAGCGGAGAAGCGCATCTTCCGCCTTTCGGCGCAGGACGAGTCGCGACACGTCGCGTTCGGCGTCATGCACCTCAAGTACATCCTCGAGACGGAGCCGGAACGCCGCGAAGAGATCCACAGTTACCTGGAAAAGGCGGAGCCGATCATCGGCGCCGGCTCAGGCACGGCGCCCGTCGCCGGCGGCTCGCCGATCTTCGGCACGTCGCTCGCGATGCTCTTCGGTCACACGCTCGGCAGCAACGACGAGGGCGGCAAGATGGCGCTCGCCGCGTTCCGCCGCCAGCTCAACGAGTACATGCACCGGCTGGAGGTCGCGGGCATGGGCGAACGCCGCTACCGCCTGCCGGCCCAGATCCAGGCCATCCTGGACCCGCCGAAGAACTGA